The following proteins are co-located in the Rhodococcus opacus B4 genome:
- a CDS encoding DUF3097 domain-containing protein translates to MSGGDRYGDIFSGHPRARKPATPTVPAERDLVVEDAGTGFCGAVVGFERTYDGEFVRLEDGARRTRLFAMREAAFLIDGKPVTLVRPAVEPAGPAATRSASGSTKVEGLRARTALPSRIWVEGVHDAALVERVWGHDLRVEGVVVEHLEGLDNLGERLAEFRPGPGRRVGVLVDHLVTGSKETQLTQGLGPNVLVTGHPFIDVWEAVRPSAVGIEAWPKIPRGEDWKTGVCRELGWGTPRDGWRRVYSAVDTFRDLEAPLIGAVEQLVDFVTVGSGDSG, encoded by the coding sequence GTGAGCGGAGGCGACAGATACGGCGACATCTTTTCCGGACACCCACGCGCGAGGAAGCCGGCGACGCCGACGGTCCCGGCCGAGCGGGACCTCGTCGTCGAGGACGCGGGCACCGGGTTCTGCGGGGCGGTGGTGGGGTTCGAACGCACCTACGACGGCGAGTTCGTCCGGCTCGAGGACGGGGCGCGGCGCACCCGGCTGTTCGCGATGCGGGAGGCGGCGTTCCTGATCGACGGAAAACCGGTCACCCTGGTGCGCCCCGCGGTCGAGCCCGCCGGTCCGGCGGCCACCCGGTCGGCGTCGGGGTCGACGAAGGTGGAGGGACTGCGCGCCCGGACGGCGCTGCCCAGCCGGATCTGGGTGGAGGGCGTGCACGACGCCGCCCTGGTGGAGCGGGTGTGGGGGCACGACCTGCGCGTCGAGGGGGTCGTCGTCGAGCACCTGGAGGGTCTCGACAACCTCGGGGAGCGGCTCGCCGAGTTCCGCCCCGGACCGGGCCGGCGGGTCGGTGTGCTCGTCGATCACCTCGTGACCGGGTCCAAGGAAACCCAGCTGACGCAGGGGCTCGGGCCGAACGTGCTCGTCACGGGGCACCCGTTCATCGACGTGTGGGAAGCGGTCCGCCCGTCGGCGGTGGGCATCGAGGCGTGGCCGAAGATTCCGCGCGGTGAGGACTGGAAGACCGGGGTGTGCCGCGAGTTGGGCTGGGGGACACCGCGCGACGGGTGGCGCCGGGTGTACTCGGCCGTCGACACGTTCCGCGACCTGGAGGCGCCGCTGATCGGGGCGGTCGAACAGCTGGTCGACTTCGTCACCGTCGGTTCCGGAGATTCTGGTTAG
- a CDS encoding DUF58 domain-containing protein produces MSARTAGAQSSGPPPSFRSGELRDPKLSAALRTLELTVRRRLDGVLHGDHMGLIPGPGSEPGDAREYQPGDDVRQMDWSVTARTTHPHVRQSVADRELETWLVVDLSSSLDFGTAGCEKRDLVVAAAAAVTHLTSGGGNRIGAIVSTGAQTIRIPARGGRIHAQAMLRRIATTPHAPDGVRGDLQGAVESLRRPQRRRGLAVVISDFLGPIDWERSLRAISGRHDVLGVEVLDPRDLELPDLGDVVLHDPESGRTREFTTTPQLRADFARAADEHRLQVEQSLRRCGAPLLSLRTDRDWISDVVRFVSARKHSYGTATNQRSCR; encoded by the coding sequence GTGAGTGCGCGTACCGCCGGTGCGCAGAGTTCCGGCCCGCCGCCGTCGTTTCGCTCCGGCGAACTCCGTGATCCCAAACTGTCCGCCGCGCTGCGGACGCTGGAACTGACCGTCCGTCGTCGCCTCGACGGTGTCCTGCACGGCGACCATATGGGCCTGATCCCGGGACCGGGCTCGGAGCCGGGTGATGCGCGCGAGTACCAGCCGGGTGACGACGTCCGTCAGATGGACTGGTCGGTGACCGCCCGGACGACGCATCCGCACGTCCGGCAGTCGGTCGCGGACCGGGAGCTGGAGACGTGGCTCGTCGTCGATCTGTCGTCGAGCCTGGACTTCGGCACCGCCGGGTGCGAGAAGCGGGACCTGGTGGTGGCCGCGGCCGCCGCCGTCACGCACCTGACCAGCGGCGGCGGCAACCGGATCGGGGCGATCGTCTCGACCGGCGCCCAGACCATCCGGATCCCGGCCCGCGGGGGCCGGATCCACGCGCAGGCGATGCTGCGTCGGATCGCGACCACCCCGCACGCCCCGGACGGGGTGCGGGGCGACCTGCAGGGGGCGGTGGAGTCGTTGCGCCGGCCGCAGCGCCGCCGCGGCCTGGCCGTCGTCATCAGCGACTTTCTGGGGCCGATCGACTGGGAGCGGTCGCTGCGGGCCATCTCGGGCCGCCACGACGTACTCGGTGTCGAGGTGCTCGACCCGCGAGATCTGGAATTACCCGACCTGGGGGATGTAGTGCTGCACGATCCGGAGTCCGGACGGACCCGCGAGTTCACGACCACGCCGCAATTGCGCGCCGACTTCGCGCGGGCCGCGGACGAGCACCGCCTGCAGGTGGAGCAGTCGCTGCGGCGGTGCGGTGCCCCGCTGCTCAGTCTGCGGACCGACCGGGACTGGATCTCGGATGTGGTGCGGTTCGTGTCCGCCCGGAAGCACAGTTACGGCACCGCGACGAACCAGAGGTCGTGCCGGTGA
- a CDS encoding SPFH domain-containing protein: MAALIVLIVLVLFVALVVAKSVALVPQAEAAVIERLGRYSRTVSGQLTFLIPFADRIRAKVDLRERVVSFPPQPVITQDNLTLNIDTVVYFQVTNPQAAVYEISNYIVGVEQLTTTTLRNVVGGMTLEETLTSRDSINGQLRGVLDEATGRWGLRVARVELKSIDPPPSIQESMEKQMKADREKRATILTAEGHRESAIKTAEGDKQSRILAAEGAKQASILTAEGERQSRILRAQGDRAAKYLQAQGQAKAIEKVFAAIKSGKPTPELLAYQYLQTLPQMAQGDANKVWLVPSDFGDALKGFAKTLGAQGQDGVFRYEPSTAEEDLPKPEDDSDEVADWFETKSDPAIAQAVRAAEVEARQPVDGPGPLTKPGGADEHAPLYPGGAPGQLPPPVPPHGG, from the coding sequence ATGGCAGCACTCATCGTGTTGATCGTGCTCGTGTTGTTCGTTGCGCTGGTGGTGGCCAAATCGGTGGCGCTGGTGCCGCAGGCCGAGGCCGCGGTAATCGAGCGACTCGGCCGGTACTCGCGGACCGTGTCGGGTCAGCTGACGTTCCTGATCCCGTTCGCGGACCGCATCCGGGCCAAGGTGGATCTGCGCGAACGGGTGGTGTCGTTCCCGCCGCAGCCGGTGATCACCCAGGACAACCTGACGCTGAACATCGACACCGTGGTGTATTTCCAGGTCACCAACCCGCAGGCCGCGGTGTACGAGATCAGCAACTACATCGTCGGTGTCGAGCAGTTGACCACCACCACGCTGCGCAACGTCGTCGGCGGCATGACGCTGGAGGAGACGCTCACCTCGCGTGACTCCATCAACGGGCAGCTGCGTGGGGTGCTGGACGAGGCCACCGGCCGGTGGGGGCTGCGTGTCGCCCGCGTCGAACTCAAGAGCATCGATCCGCCGCCGTCGATTCAGGAGTCGATGGAGAAGCAGATGAAGGCGGACCGCGAGAAGCGGGCCACCATCCTCACCGCCGAGGGCCACCGGGAGTCCGCCATCAAGACGGCGGAGGGCGACAAGCAGTCCCGCATCCTCGCCGCGGAGGGCGCGAAACAGGCGTCGATCCTCACCGCAGAGGGCGAACGGCAGTCCCGGATCCTGCGGGCACAGGGCGACCGGGCCGCCAAGTACCTGCAGGCGCAGGGTCAGGCGAAGGCGATCGAAAAGGTGTTCGCCGCAATCAAGTCCGGCAAACCCACCCCCGAACTCCTCGCCTACCAGTACCTGCAGACGTTGCCGCAGATGGCGCAGGGCGACGCGAACAAGGTGTGGCTGGTGCCCAGCGACTTCGGTGACGCCCTCAAGGGTTTCGCGAAGACACTCGGCGCGCAGGGGCAGGACGGGGTGTTCCGGTACGAGCCGTCCACCGCGGAAGAGGATCTGCCCAAGCCCGAGGACGATTCGGACGAGGTCGCCGACTGGTTCGAGACCAAGTCCGACCCGGCCATCGCGCAGGCCGTCCGCGCCGCGGAGGTCGAGGCACGGCAGCCCGTCGACGGTCCGGGGCCGCTCACGAAGCCCGGCGGCGCCGACGAGCACGCGCCCCTGTACCCGGGGGGAGCGCCCGGACAGTTGCCGCCGCCGGTGCCCCCGCACGGCGGCTGA
- a CDS encoding NfeD family protein has product MAALIWLVAGVLLAAAEALTGDFFLLMLAGGALATAGVTAITDFPVWVDAVIFGVLSLALILGVRPVLLRKFETPPPTPTGIEALTGKQALVLEEVAEHAGQIKLGGDVWTARPLDSTEVYPPGTTVTVMQIDGATAVVWRGP; this is encoded by the coding sequence GTGGCTGCATTGATTTGGCTGGTAGCGGGGGTGCTGCTCGCCGCCGCGGAAGCGTTGACGGGGGACTTCTTCCTCCTCATGCTGGCGGGTGGTGCGCTGGCCACGGCCGGGGTCACCGCGATCACCGACTTCCCGGTCTGGGTCGACGCGGTGATCTTCGGGGTCCTGTCCCTCGCGCTGATCCTCGGGGTGCGCCCGGTGTTGTTGCGCAAGTTCGAGACACCGCCGCCGACCCCGACCGGGATCGAGGCGCTCACCGGCAAGCAGGCCCTGGTGCTCGAGGAGGTCGCCGAGCACGCCGGGCAGATCAAACTCGGTGGCGACGTGTGGACGGCCCGCCCGCTCGACAGCACGGAAGTGTATCCACCGGGAACGACCGTGACGGTAATGCAAATTGACGGCGCGACCGCCGTCGTATGGAGGGGACCGTAG
- a CDS encoding ferrochelatase, which produces MGIMIAGNSTDGSGSRFDALLVLSFGGPEKPEDVRPFLENVTRGRGVPPERLDAVAEHYLHFGGVSPINALNRDIISRVESELASAGIDLPVYFGNRNWHPMVEDTVARMGADGVRSALVFPTSAWGGYSGCRQYHEDVARARAAAGDGAPHLLKLRQYYDHPLLIGAFADAVRAAATQLPAEHRADARLVFTAHSVPVSADVNAGPPEAGGRLYSRQVAEAAALTARAAGFDDFDLVWQSRSGPPQVPWLEPDICDHLDVLAGDGVRAVIVCPVGFVSDHLEVVWDLDTEARDRAAELGIDFVRAATPGTDRRFAELVVALVTEQLTGASAARLGSEPLLGSTLDGESCAVDCCKAVVRPSGRPAHTH; this is translated from the coding sequence ATGGGGATCATGATCGCTGGAAATTCGACGGACGGTTCCGGTTCCCGCTTCGACGCCCTTCTCGTGTTGTCGTTCGGGGGTCCGGAGAAGCCCGAGGACGTGCGCCCGTTCCTGGAGAACGTCACCCGGGGCCGGGGGGTGCCGCCCGAGCGTCTGGACGCGGTCGCCGAGCACTACCTGCATTTCGGGGGTGTGTCGCCGATCAACGCCCTCAACCGCGACATCATCTCGCGCGTCGAGTCCGAATTGGCAAGTGCCGGAATCGATCTGCCCGTCTACTTCGGAAACCGGAACTGGCATCCGATGGTCGAGGACACGGTCGCCCGGATGGGCGCGGACGGGGTGCGCTCGGCCCTGGTGTTCCCGACGTCGGCATGGGGCGGGTACTCGGGGTGCCGGCAGTACCACGAGGACGTCGCCCGGGCGCGGGCCGCGGCCGGGGACGGGGCGCCGCACCTGCTGAAGCTGCGGCAGTACTACGACCACCCGCTGCTGATCGGGGCGTTCGCCGACGCCGTCCGCGCGGCCGCGACGCAGCTCCCCGCCGAGCACCGGGCCGACGCGCGGCTCGTGTTCACCGCCCACTCCGTGCCCGTCTCCGCGGACGTCAACGCCGGACCGCCGGAGGCGGGCGGCCGCCTCTACAGCCGGCAGGTGGCCGAGGCCGCCGCGCTCACCGCCCGCGCTGCCGGCTTCGACGACTTCGATCTGGTGTGGCAGTCCCGGTCCGGGCCGCCCCAGGTGCCCTGGCTCGAACCGGACATCTGCGACCATCTCGACGTCCTCGCCGGCGACGGGGTACGCGCGGTGATCGTGTGCCCGGTGGGATTCGTCTCCGATCACCTCGAGGTGGTGTGGGACCTGGACACCGAGGCCCGGGACCGGGCCGCCGAACTGGGCATCGACTTCGTGCGGGCGGCCACACCCGGCACGGATCGGCGTTTCGCGGAACTCGTCGTCGCACTCGTCACCGAGCAGCTGACCGGCGCGTCCGCCGCGCGGCTCGGATCCGAGCCGCTGCTCGGCTCCACCCTGGACGGCGAGTCCTGCGCGGTCGACTGCTGCAAGGCCGTCGTCAGGCCGTCAGGCCGTCCCGCGCACACGCATTGA
- a CDS encoding AAA family ATPase, translating to MKNGGAANGSGPQNATAPKAPSQTAGTPTSVAPSLAADVQTLERAIYEVKRVIVGQDRLVERILVGLLAKGHVLLEGVPGVAKTLAVETFAKVVGGSFSRVQFTPDLVPTDLIGTRIYRQGREEFDTELGPVVANFVLADEINRAPAKVQSALLEVMAERHVSIGGKRYHMPDPFLVMATQNPIENEGVYPLPEAQRDRFLFKILVDYPTVEEEREIVYRMGVDAPEPHQILDPEELVRLQKVASGVFVHHALVDYVVRVIAATRTPAEFGLPDVDGWIAYGASPRATLGIISSARALALLRGRDYVVPQDVLEVIPDVLRHRLVLSYDALADEVSPDDVISRVLQTVGLPQIAAQPTAVPAAPAGHNGPPVPSTSVPGPTAMSQPR from the coding sequence GTGAAGAACGGGGGTGCGGCCAACGGATCGGGTCCCCAGAACGCCACCGCGCCGAAGGCACCCTCACAGACCGCAGGAACGCCGACGTCGGTCGCACCCAGTCTCGCTGCCGACGTCCAGACGCTGGAACGCGCGATCTACGAGGTCAAGCGCGTGATCGTCGGGCAGGACCGGCTGGTGGAGCGGATCCTCGTCGGTCTGCTCGCGAAGGGACACGTGCTGCTCGAGGGTGTCCCGGGTGTGGCGAAGACCCTGGCCGTCGAGACGTTCGCGAAGGTGGTCGGCGGGTCGTTCTCGCGTGTCCAGTTCACGCCGGACCTGGTGCCCACCGACCTGATCGGTACGCGCATCTACCGGCAGGGGCGGGAGGAGTTCGACACCGAACTCGGCCCGGTCGTCGCGAACTTCGTGCTCGCCGACGAGATCAACCGCGCGCCGGCGAAGGTGCAGTCGGCACTGCTCGAGGTGATGGCCGAGCGGCACGTCTCGATCGGCGGCAAGCGGTACCACATGCCCGACCCGTTCCTGGTGATGGCGACGCAGAACCCGATCGAGAACGAGGGTGTGTATCCGCTGCCGGAGGCGCAGCGCGACCGCTTCCTGTTCAAGATTCTCGTCGACTACCCGACGGTGGAGGAAGAGCGCGAGATCGTCTACCGGATGGGCGTCGACGCGCCGGAACCGCACCAGATCCTCGACCCCGAGGAACTGGTCCGGCTGCAGAAGGTCGCGAGCGGTGTGTTCGTGCACCATGCGCTCGTCGACTACGTGGTGCGGGTCATCGCGGCCACCCGCACGCCGGCGGAGTTCGGTCTCCCCGACGTCGACGGCTGGATCGCGTACGGCGCGTCTCCGCGTGCGACGCTGGGCATCATTTCGTCGGCGCGGGCGCTGGCGTTGCTGCGGGGGCGTGACTACGTGGTGCCGCAGGACGTGCTCGAGGTGATCCCGGACGTGCTGCGGCACCGTCTCGTGCTGTCCTACGACGCGCTCGCCGACGAGGTGAGCCCGGACGACGTGATCTCCCGTGTGCTGCAGACGGTGGGTCTGCCGCAGATCGCGGCACAGCCGACGGCGGTCCCGGCCGCTCCCGCCGGTCACAACGGACCGCCCGTCCCGTCCACGTCGGTGCCCGGACCGACGGCGATGAGCCAGCCACGGTGA
- the fabG1 gene encoding 3-oxoacyl-ACP reductase FabG1, translated as MSTPETTDASVRTVSTPRSVLVTGGNRGIGLAVAQRLAADGHKVAVTHRGSGAPEGLFGVQCDVTDTESIDRAFKEVEAHQGPVEVLVANAGITDDTLIMRMTEDQFTSVVDANLTGAFRVAKRATRSMLRSRFGRFVFLGSVVGLAGGPGQVNYAASKAGVVGIARSLTRELGSRSITANVVAPGFIDTDMTAVLDDKYKDMITGAVPLQRQGKPEEVAAVVSFLASDDSAYVSGAVIPVDGGLGMGH; from the coding sequence ATGTCTACCCCAGAAACCACCGACGCGTCGGTGAGGACGGTCTCCACTCCCCGGTCGGTGCTCGTCACCGGCGGCAACCGCGGAATCGGCCTCGCAGTCGCGCAGCGCCTCGCGGCGGACGGGCACAAGGTCGCGGTCACGCACCGCGGATCGGGTGCGCCCGAGGGCCTGTTCGGCGTCCAGTGCGACGTCACCGACACCGAGTCGATCGACCGCGCCTTCAAGGAAGTGGAAGCGCACCAGGGCCCGGTCGAGGTCCTCGTCGCGAACGCCGGCATCACCGACGACACCCTGATCATGCGGATGACCGAGGATCAGTTCACCTCCGTCGTCGACGCCAACCTGACCGGCGCGTTCCGCGTCGCGAAGCGCGCCACCCGCTCGATGCTGCGGTCGCGGTTCGGCCGGTTCGTGTTCCTCGGGTCGGTCGTCGGGCTCGCCGGCGGTCCCGGCCAGGTCAACTACGCGGCATCGAAGGCCGGTGTGGTCGGCATCGCCCGCTCGCTGACCCGCGAACTCGGTTCCCGGTCGATCACCGCGAACGTGGTGGCCCCGGGCTTCATCGACACCGACATGACCGCGGTCCTCGACGACAAGTACAAGGACATGATCACCGGCGCCGTCCCGCTGCAGCGGCAGGGCAAGCCGGAGGAGGTCGCCGCGGTGGTGAGCTTCCTGGCCTCCGACGATTCGGCCTACGTCTCCGGCGCGGTGATCCCCGTCGACGGCGGCCTCGGCATGGGCCACTAG
- a CDS encoding VWA domain-containing protein — translation MSLSQFTSPWWLLFLLVVVALVAGYVWVQRQRHKHTLRFTNFALLEKVAPSRPGRARHIPALLMVLALVFFSVALAGPTEDKRVPRNRATVILVIDVSLSMKATDVEPTRLAAAQDAAKSFADGLTPGINLGLVAFAGTASVLVSPTTNREATKVAIDNLQLSERTATGEAIFTSLQSIDTLAAVLGGSDQAPPARIVLLSDGKQTVPENPDDPRGGFTAARQAKDKDVPISTISFGTSYGKVEIEDERIPVPVDDPSLREIANLSGGSFFTASSLEELRDVYDTLEEQIGFETTRGDASRPWLVLGVLSATAGLILALVLRQRLP, via the coding sequence GTGAGTCTTTCGCAGTTCACCTCACCGTGGTGGTTGCTGTTCCTGCTGGTCGTCGTGGCGCTGGTTGCGGGATACGTGTGGGTGCAACGGCAGCGGCACAAGCACACCCTGCGGTTCACCAACTTCGCGTTGCTCGAAAAGGTCGCGCCGTCGCGGCCGGGCCGGGCCCGGCACATTCCGGCGCTGCTGATGGTGCTGGCGCTGGTGTTCTTCAGTGTGGCCCTGGCCGGTCCGACGGAGGACAAGCGGGTTCCGCGGAATCGGGCCACCGTGATCCTCGTCATCGACGTGTCGTTGTCGATGAAGGCCACGGACGTGGAACCGACCCGGCTGGCCGCCGCGCAGGACGCCGCGAAGTCGTTCGCCGACGGGCTCACTCCCGGCATCAATCTCGGTCTCGTCGCGTTTGCAGGCACCGCGTCGGTGCTGGTCTCGCCGACCACCAACCGGGAGGCCACGAAGGTCGCGATCGACAATCTGCAGTTGAGTGAGCGGACCGCCACCGGTGAGGCGATCTTCACGTCGCTGCAGTCGATCGACACGCTGGCCGCGGTGCTCGGCGGCAGCGATCAGGCGCCGCCCGCCCGGATCGTGCTGCTCTCGGACGGCAAGCAGACGGTCCCCGAGAATCCGGACGATCCACGCGGCGGGTTCACCGCGGCCCGCCAGGCGAAGGACAAGGACGTTCCCATCTCCACGATCTCGTTCGGCACGAGCTACGGCAAGGTCGAGATCGAGGACGAACGCATCCCGGTGCCCGTCGACGATCCGTCACTGCGGGAGATCGCGAATCTCTCCGGCGGCAGCTTCTTCACTGCGTCGAGCCTGGAGGAACTGCGCGACGTCTACGACACCCTCGAGGAGCAGATCGGGTTCGAGACCACCCGCGGCGACGCCAGCCGCCCGTGGCTGGTGCTGGGTGTCCTCTCCGCGACGGCGGGACTGATCCTCGCGCTGGTCCTGCGTCAACGGCTGCCGTGA
- a CDS encoding NlpC/P60 family protein, with protein sequence MGHRSFSRRRVRAVRLLIGLGIVGALVGSTPGLAAAVPPPPPNPSDSDIAQAQTQVSAGLGQVSELINQVASADQQLAQLDNEVAIKREDVNRALVDLQNARSAADLAASVVGASQQALRDAGAQIELAQKDFDKYARSSYTQGTNVSAISTYLGAQGPGDVLDRAQVLKLLATSQNAVLEGLQRARTAQANKDSAAREAKQQADVAADQAASKKSLAEQAIAIARSALQDQAAKKAQIESNRAAAQAQLDAARGNVAGLQGQREAYATWEEQKRAEDAQKAAIAAAAREAATQAAARVAANEAARQRAAELAAGQRAHTTIEDEDSATGGGTTTPKSTPKSKPSTSGEDLTGSEAIETVIDRGLSQIGVEYAWGGGDEEGPTLGIRDGGVADSYGDFNKVGFDCSGLMIYAFAGIGISLPHYTGYQYTAGEQVPSEEMQRGDMIFWGPNASQHVALYLGDDQMLEAPQSGDVVKISPVRWDGMTPYAVRMVS encoded by the coding sequence GTGGGGCACCGCAGCTTCTCCCGCAGGCGCGTCCGCGCAGTGCGCCTCCTGATCGGACTGGGCATCGTCGGCGCCCTGGTCGGCAGCACGCCCGGTCTGGCCGCCGCGGTGCCGCCCCCGCCGCCGAATCCGTCCGACTCCGACATCGCCCAGGCCCAGACCCAGGTGTCGGCGGGCCTCGGGCAGGTCAGCGAACTCATCAACCAGGTCGCGTCCGCGGATCAGCAACTCGCCCAGCTCGACAACGAGGTCGCCATCAAACGCGAGGACGTGAACCGGGCGCTGGTCGATCTGCAGAACGCCCGCAGCGCCGCCGACCTGGCCGCCAGCGTGGTCGGGGCCTCCCAGCAGGCGCTGCGCGACGCCGGCGCGCAGATCGAGCTGGCGCAGAAGGACTTCGACAAGTACGCCCGGTCGAGCTACACGCAGGGCACCAACGTGTCCGCGATCTCGACGTACCTGGGCGCCCAGGGGCCCGGGGACGTCCTGGACCGCGCGCAGGTTCTGAAACTCCTCGCCACCAGCCAGAACGCGGTGCTCGAGGGACTGCAGCGCGCCCGGACCGCCCAGGCCAACAAGGATTCCGCGGCGCGTGAGGCGAAGCAGCAGGCGGACGTGGCCGCCGACCAGGCCGCGTCGAAGAAGTCGCTCGCCGAGCAGGCGATCGCGATCGCCCGGTCGGCGTTGCAGGACCAGGCGGCCAAGAAGGCGCAGATCGAGAGCAACCGGGCGGCCGCGCAGGCCCAGCTCGACGCGGCCCGCGGGAACGTCGCGGGGCTGCAGGGGCAGCGTGAGGCGTACGCGACGTGGGAGGAGCAGAAGCGCGCCGAGGACGCGCAGAAGGCTGCCATCGCCGCCGCGGCCCGGGAGGCGGCGACGCAGGCCGCGGCGCGGGTCGCCGCCAACGAGGCGGCACGTCAGCGCGCCGCGGAACTCGCGGCGGGGCAGCGGGCGCACACCACGATCGAGGACGAGGACTCCGCCACCGGCGGCGGGACGACCACGCCGAAGTCCACCCCCAAGTCGAAACCGTCGACGAGCGGTGAGGACCTGACGGGCAGTGAGGCCATCGAGACCGTCATCGACCGGGGCCTGTCCCAGATCGGTGTGGAGTACGCGTGGGGCGGCGGCGACGAGGAAGGCCCCACCCTGGGTATCCGCGACGGCGGTGTCGCCGACAGTTACGGCGACTTCAACAAGGTCGGCTTCGACTGCTCCGGCCTGATGATCTACGCGTTCGCCGGAATCGGCATCTCGCTGCCGCACTACACCGGTTATCAGTACACCGCGGGCGAGCAGGTTCCCTCGGAGGAGATGCAGCGCGGCGACATGATCTTCTGGGGCCCGAACGCCAGCCAGCACGTCGCGCTGTATCTCGGCGACGACCAGATGCTGGAGGCGCCGCAGTCGGGAGACGTCGTCAAGATCTCCCCGGTGCGATGGGACGGCATGACCCCTTACGCTGTCCGTATGGTGTCGTGA
- the inhA gene encoding NADH-dependent enoyl-ACP reductase InhA: protein MGGLLEGKTILVTGIITDASIAFHVAKVAQEQGAKVIITGFDRLRLIDRIAQRLPQPVPPALELDVQNPEHLASLADRIREIAPEGVDGVVHSIAFAPRSCLGSPFFDAPWSDVGVAFEVSAYSYASLSKALLPVLNDNASIVGMDFDPARAVPFYNWMGVAKATLESVNRYVAKEVGERGIRSNLVAAGPIKTLAAKAIAGTATDDAKQMNELNTAWDERAPIGWNVDDPEPVAKTVCTVLSDWLPGTTASIIYVDGGAHAMAG, encoded by the coding sequence ATGGGCGGATTGCTCGAAGGTAAGACCATTCTCGTCACCGGCATCATCACGGACGCGTCCATCGCGTTCCACGTCGCCAAGGTCGCCCAGGAACAGGGCGCCAAGGTGATTATCACCGGATTCGACCGGCTCCGGCTGATCGACCGGATCGCGCAGCGGCTGCCGCAGCCGGTGCCGCCGGCGCTCGAACTCGACGTGCAGAACCCCGAGCACCTCGCGAGCCTCGCCGACCGCATCCGGGAGATCGCGCCGGAGGGCGTCGACGGCGTCGTGCACTCCATCGCGTTCGCGCCGCGGTCCTGCCTGGGCAGCCCGTTCTTCGACGCACCGTGGTCCGACGTCGGGGTGGCCTTCGAGGTGTCGGCCTACTCGTACGCGTCGCTGTCGAAGGCGCTGCTGCCGGTGCTGAACGACAACGCGTCGATCGTCGGCATGGACTTCGACCCGGCGCGGGCGGTGCCGTTCTACAACTGGATGGGGGTCGCCAAGGCCACCCTCGAGTCGGTGAACCGGTATGTCGCCAAGGAAGTCGGCGAACGCGGTATCCGCTCCAACCTCGTCGCGGCGGGCCCGATCAAGACCCTCGCCGCCAAGGCGATCGCCGGTACCGCCACCGACGACGCCAAGCAGATGAACGAGCTCAACACGGCGTGGGACGAGCGCGCGCCCATCGGCTGGAACGTCGACGACCCGGAGCCGGTCGCAAAGACCGTGTGCACCGTGCTGTCCGACTGGCTGCCCGGCACCACCGCGTCGATCATCTACGTCGACGGTGGCGCGCACGCGATGGCGGGCTAG
- a CDS encoding DUF6676 family protein has protein sequence MPAPIATALPASVTIPAHSALPLSTDLPEDIDVSDVVADVSDDGVSAPSDETGELVAVVDRAAEHGLELSIVVLDEDPGRDSQLRDLATEVGAEEGGTVLVLSPSWVGTYSDSISRVLLESGQDRTYTGDPVVAANHFVDEVVEPGPPWALFTAVIVAIVVIASAATFFAKSRRASGSNDGDAAKKAGGAAGAGTTYERQKP, from the coding sequence ATGCCTGCCCCTATCGCCACCGCACTTCCTGCCAGCGTCACGATTCCCGCCCATTCGGCCCTCCCGTTGTCGACGGACCTTCCGGAGGACATCGACGTCTCCGACGTGGTCGCGGACGTGTCCGACGACGGGGTGTCGGCCCCGTCCGACGAGACCGGTGAACTCGTCGCCGTCGTCGATCGCGCGGCCGAGCACGGACTCGAGCTGAGCATCGTGGTGCTGGACGAGGATCCCGGCCGCGACTCGCAGCTGCGCGACCTCGCGACCGAGGTCGGCGCCGAGGAGGGCGGCACCGTTCTGGTGCTGAGCCCCAGCTGGGTCGGCACGTACAGCGATTCGATCAGCCGGGTGCTGCTCGAATCGGGTCAGGACCGCACCTACACCGGTGACCCGGTGGTCGCCGCGAATCACTTCGTCGACGAGGTCGTGGAGCCGGGTCCGCCGTGGGCCCTGTTCACGGCGGTCATCGTGGCGATCGTCGTCATCGCGTCGGCCGCGACGTTCTTCGCGAAGTCGCGCCGGGCGTCCGGCTCGAATGATGGCGACGCCGCGAAAAAGGCCGGCGGTGCCGCGGGCGCCGGCACGACGTACGAGCGGCAGAAGCCCTGA